ATTCTTGTCATTAGTTGATCCTTTAACTGGTAGTGATAGATTATGTACTTTTTTCTtcgatttaattttttgccTTCTCCCCAGAAATCTAGTATCTTTTctagtaatattaattgatcttttcttcaaattttttttatatcgTTTGTCAAAATCTTCAAAGtttttatctatttttgaaatatcaattaactctaataatagaataattTGTAGTTTAATTTCCCTAGCTTTTATAATCGtaataaaatcatttatCCTTGCTTGTGATAATTCAtctgaattttttgatatttgtaatttagataatgcAATGGTTAGTGgttcttttgaaaattcatttttttcccaTGAagttataatattatcgGGACGATCATCGAAATTAGGTTTATTTAAACATTGCTCgtttaatattgaattgatTATGGTTGAATCTTTAGCAGTTGAAAGGCACATGTTTTTAAATCTAATCATATTGCTTTTAACAAAATATgctaattgaatatttgtcCAAAATAAAGTTTCATAGTATTTACTTTTGAAATATGAAGAAGgatctttatatttttgaacTTGAGAATTGGTACTGACGGGACAATCTGGTGGAGTCATATCAATTGTTGATTCAatataatctttttttttcaattttgaaattgacTTAGATGTCTCTTGCCAAATTGcaagtaatttttttggatcTTCAAGTTTAGAGtaatcaataatttcaattggtGCATTgttttttgataatttttctttataattttgGCAATCTATTGTtgattcatttaatgaaatattcCATACAAGCCAAAGATCATTAGTATATCGCTCTACTAGTTTATACTGGTTAAGcattttattatctaaGGATAATGACTTCAGAATTAacttatcattatttggaCAATTTATATTGTGAAGTTTTAAAGAGGAACAAAGCGAGGCAGTTTCGATAATGTTAAAATCTGAAGATGTTTTAGAAACATGGAGGTTTGTTTGTGTATCAAGAATGGCGACCAATTCACATTCTTCCATGATTTTGATACactgatttttttttgttttttttcaatgtcTTTATAATTTGGGagatattaatttcttgtttttaGAATTTCTGTTATACTAAAAGATCATGTTATTATCGGGAATgttaaaaatcaaataaatcgatgatatattaaaaataattgaatatataaaggTCAGAAGGATTAAGTGAAATCAATGATAGCAAAAGAAAGTatagatttaaataataaacaagAGAAGGAAGATGTTCTTACGAATGAGGAAGACGATTATAATGAGGAggaagatgaagattttgATCCATCCAAAAAGGAGCTAATCAATAATGAGCCTAGTGAGGAAGAGAATGATGAATATGTCTCATCAGAGGACGAAAAGACAAATGTTGattattctaatattaCTAGTGATGTTGGAGGATTTATTAAAACCAGAAAGGCGAGACAACTTGAAGAAGAgaatagaaaaaaacataaataCGAATCATTAGATGTCTCAACAATATCAGATAACGCCAACTCTATATgggaagaattaaaaaaagatgcTAATAATCGTTTACAGAACAGTCTAAGTAACAATAGCAAGTCAGTGATTGCAGACCCAAATTCTACAGATATCGGTCAAGACACGAATGACGAATtgaatgaagaattaatatgGATTGAAAGATCGTACAAATTCGCCGGGGAAATGATACATGAAAGGAAGCAAGTGCCAAGATCTAGTGCTGCAGCTCaggaatatttaaataatttaaaatttgattcCAATAAGACTCCTAATGAAAAAGTGGCAACTCCCTCAGTAAAAGTTAATGAAGCAAAACCTACTGAAGTTGAGAAACAATTAAGAAGGCCATTAAAGAGACCTTCAATCTTAGAGCAGATTATCTCTGGGACATTGAAACCTAAATTAACTACATTAGAGAAATCTCAAATGGACTGGGCTACATATGTCGATAAAGAAGGCAtcaatgatgaattaacGTTACATAATAAAGATGGGTATTTGGCAAAACAagatttcttaaatagagTGGAAATgaatgaagatgaaaagtACAAGGCCTTTAGACAGAAGCAATTGGCATTAGAACTGCAGgaacaaaaaaagtaaaaagaACATGtgtttatttatatatatatatgtttatGAACCGTATTTTAAGGAACATACTGATAACGTTATCGATTCTAGAATTTTACAGTGAAAATTCCGTTGATAAAGAACAATGTTAGCAGAGCACCAGAAATTGAATAAGTTAAAGAACAATAAGAACAAATTTCAGCAATTCGTCATGATACTTATTCTTGTTGTTTCATTTATGGAAATGGTTGTTATAtctattgttgttgtttttacCTAATTAGATACAGTCTAATCTATAAGTGTATATCATTACGTAACATTATATAATATCGAATACAACTAAAGGTTCAACAATTAATCATTACAATCAATAATGGAAGATAGCAGTAAGATGAGTGAAGGAGTATAATGTATTAGATTTTGTTGGTGTTAAGTGTTAGGTGAATTTGTACTACTGCAATGAAggtttaataaattgattagtaataataaaggcaaaaaaaaaaaagaaaaaacaaaaaaaaaagaaacacaaagtgataataatagttaATACATTAGATttcataaaataaaaagaaaaggtGGAACTGTTATAGATAATTAACTATAATGGTGAATTAGTAGAGCCACCGAGaagtaaatattttaaaatatcactCAAACTCAACACACCAAGCAATTTATAGTTGTCATCTACAACAAAGAATCTGTGCACACTTGCTCTTCTAACAGTGTTCATGATATTGGATAACTTATCATTTGGCGTACATGTGCAAACACCTTCGAAATTTTCACTTCTTCTTAATAAAGTTTCACCAACACTTAACGAAAGATCGTTGTAGATACCACCTTTAATTAGTCCCAAAACATCAACAGCTTCATAAACATTAATTAAAACACCATTTTCATCAACAATAGGAATTGATGATAGTTTTTCTTGAGTTAAGCAATCAATGACATCAATTACAGGTGTTGTCATTTGGCAACTATGAATATTATCTGTAGATATTATACCTAGTTCTGATATAGGGATTTGTAATAAATGAGTTTCTCTACAATTCAAGgcaataaattttaaaatacgATACTGAGTTAAAACACTTACCACGATTTCTCTATTGGTACCTTCATCTTGATCGATTAGAGGGATTCTACCACTTCTTGATTCTAACATTTTCAAACATGCATCAAATAGAGGTTTTGATGGATGAATGGATATCGTATCCATTGATGGTGCCCCAATAGttctttctaattcttctaatcCACCAAGAGTCATTGTATCAACTATTTCTAATCTATCGGGATTtgagaaataatatttaattatattgatGAAGTCACCAGTAGTTAATAACCCAGCAAATTTAGATGTTTTGGCATCCCATAACGGAGCCGAAACGATATTATGTTGTAGTAATAAGTTTAATGCACGTTTAACAGATAGTGTAGTGTCGAAGACCACTAACTTAAAAGAAACCGGTAGCATGTCATATGAAGTTTTAGATCCTAGCATTCGTCTAATTGCTGCTAGACCAacattttgattttctaTCAAAGccttaatttcttcttcgtTTTGGTAATTCATTTTGCTATTGATATCTGATCAATAGTTCTTTTGTGtacgttttttttttggatatCTGTAAGGGAAAAGAGGGGAAAGACTAAGATTTCAATTCTCTTCTGATGTTATGTTAAGGAATATGATCACTGGTTATATTCttaatactaatatttaaatcacAGTTCTGTCCTTCTTATTATTCAAGTTTAAGATCGTTTGTCTTGGGGGAGAACTGGCTTTTTAtccattaatttatttgacaAACTAAAATTCCAAAATCTCAATTGATTACTCTTATTGTTCACCGCcaatattttagaatttcCAAATTCCAAAACATCACGTGaactccaaaaaaaaaaaaaaaaaaaaagaaaaagaattttagaaattttttagaaatgaAAACTATAAAAGCCGGCGATTTGGTAATGATGAGCTATAACAAAAATTCCTTTGAACGattcttgataatttttttttcttgtttattttttaaaaaaaccAAATCTCTTTGCCTTTTGGCTTAGATCAAGTGTAGTATCTGTTCTTTTCAGTGTAACAACTGAAATGACCTCAAAGAGGCTCATTACCTTATTTTTGTTACAACACATTTTTTGGAAACAATCAGTTGCCATTTGTACTGTTATTCAGATGGATTCATTGATAGGGgagataaatattttgttttcttttcgGAGGATTTAAATCGTTTTTTTCTCATTAATGTTTTCAGACCAATGCTGGGCAGGTGGCAGGTGAGGAGAGgtctttatatttatggTTTTCGGGTCAGCAATGGCTTTATAGTTTCGTTGGATTGTTTGTTATAgttagaattttttttgattagaCCTTTGTGATCTTTCGGTTTTTAGCCCCATTTGAGATTGTTGGTTGAGGATTCTGATGATGTTAAGGGATggaatttttgaattggaTAGTGATATCTAATTTTAGATTGAAAACTATTTTGCGATGTATTTATGGTTTGCTTGAAGCCAGCTTCGGCTGTGTAGATCGCCGTAATAGATCAGGCTTGCTTGATCCCcacatttattatttcaaaattgttttcttttttgaatttcattaCTATTCGGTTTGGTGAGGAAATCCTGTTTGAGATATTATTGGTATCTTTGATCATGCTCTTTTGGAGTGATTCCTTTGGATGAGGGTACACTTTTCTACTCTGTCTGTGAGGTTGCCTAGGACATCGggaattatttttactgTTTCAACTTTTCTTCGTGCTTGAGAGCCATGGTATCTAGGTTAGAAGTGTCGCGATCCTTACACTTCAAG
This genomic stretch from Henningerozyma blattae CBS 6284 chromosome 1, complete genome harbors:
- the SLD3 gene encoding Sld3p (similar to Saccharomyces cerevisiae SLD3 (YGL113W); ancestral locus Anc_6.140) codes for the protein MEECELVAILDTQTNLHVSKTSSDFNIIETASLCSSLKLHNINCPNNDKLILKSLSLDNKMLNQYKLVERYTNDLWLVWNISLNESTIDCQNYKEKLSKNNAPIEIIDYSKLEDPKKLLAIWQETSKSISKLKKKDYIESTIDMTPPDCPVSTNSQVQKYKDPSSYFKSKYYETLFWTNIQLAYFVKSNMIRFKNMCLSTAKDSTIINSILNEQCLNKPNFDDRPDNIITSWEKNEFSKEPLTIALSKLQISKNSDELSQARINDFITIIKAREIKLQIILLLELIDISKIDKNFEDFDKRYKKNLKKRSINITRKDTRFLGRRQKIKSKKKVHNLSLPVKGSTNDKNLSLDYCEQLDLYLDKLSILDVILSIFTSQIDKEDIQDKLIENKYNLMNHNKETSSIGYIKYVIIPYYGKKLPNAVKFIIKKIKGVNLMQKRPKKEIQKVQTNKYHSDVVIEHNDTVSDSIISGKTSSTQSGSRKRYSLHNPALSSTTAGTLTMENLNNRTKSTLNELLETSSSHSSSRKLTNNLRTNSDLSILQKRQLSVSELSMNSSTISNRNKNNVGNKNIFQQHSFKRVGKMKNTSILSAQQSTDLGTPTKDHESDIQVLATPAVNLKTTTTSTRKRAFLENVIISPLLTTHGVTSPEDKKKKVRRRLFGP
- the SWC5 gene encoding Swc5p (similar to Saccharomyces cerevisiae SWC5 (YBR231C); ancestral locus Anc_6.138), whose protein sequence is MIAKESIDLNNKQEKEDVLTNEEDDYNEEEDEDFDPSKKELINNEPSEEENDEYVSSEDEKTNVDYSNITSDVGGFIKTRKARQLEEENRKKHKYESLDVSTISDNANSIWEELKKDANNRLQNSLSNNSKSVIADPNSTDIGQDTNDELNEELIWIERSYKFAGEMIHERKQVPRSSAAAQEYLNNLKFDSNKTPNEKVATPSVKVNEAKPTEVEKQLRRPLKRPSILEQIISGTLKPKLTTLEKSQMDWATYVDKEGINDELTLHNKDGYLAKQDFLNRVEMNEDEKYKAFRQKQLALELQEQKK
- the SNF4 gene encoding AMP-activated serine/threonine-protein kinase regulatory subunit SNF4 (similar to Saccharomyces cerevisiae SNF4 (YGL115W); ancestral locus Anc_6.136), translated to MNYQNEEEIKALIENQNVGLAAIRRMLGSKTSYDMLPVSFKLVVFDTTLSVKRALNLLLQHNIVSAPLWDAKTSKFAGLLTTGDFINIIKYYFSNPDRLEIVDTMTLGGLEELERTIGAPSMDTISIHPSKPLFDACLKMLESRSGRIPLIDQDEGTNREIVVSVLTQYRILKFIALNCRETHLLQIPISELGIISTDNIHSCQMTTPVIDVIDCLTQEKLSSIPIVDENGVLINVYEAVDVLGLIKGGIYNDLSLSVGETLLRRSENFEGVCTCTPNDKLSNIMNTVRRASVHRFFVVDDNYKLLGVLSLSDILKYLLLGGSTNSPL